A single region of the Triticum dicoccoides isolate Atlit2015 ecotype Zavitan chromosome 2B, WEW_v2.0, whole genome shotgun sequence genome encodes:
- the LOC119362774 gene encoding uncharacterized protein LOC119362774, translating to MDEQAFRRMLDLFPVVRSRDYCKDEVESSSEGTTQQTRAQEIKGTKKKAAEALFLRKLKTAAEKKVGATKAELFCKTFEEAHEKLVYKELDLDAAQRFLNAYKS from the exons ATGGACGAGCAGGCGTTCCGGCGCATGCTCGACCTCTTCCCCGTCGTCCGATCCCGCGACTACTGC AAGGATGAAGTGGAATCATCAAGCGAAGGCACCACACAGCAAACACGAGCTCAG GAGATAAAAGGAaccaaaaagaaggctgcagaag CTCTATTCCTGCGGAAATTGAAGACGGCTGCTGAGAAAAAG GTTGGAGCAACAAAGGCAGAACTATTCTGCAAGACATTCGAAGAAGCTCACGAGAAACTT GTTTACAAAGAACTGGATCTGGATGCTGCTCAAAGGTTCCTGAATGCCTACAAGAGCTGA
- the LOC119362773 gene encoding probable 4-coumarate--CoA ligase 5 isoform X1, protein MGSLPEQQQVVFRSTLPDIAIPDHLPLHDYVFERLAERRDRACLIDGATGETLTVGDVHRLSRRVAAGLYSLGVRHGSTVMLLLPNCVEFALAFLAASRLGAATTTANPLHTPPEIAKQAAASRATLVVTEPAFVAKVRGLAGVTVVATGDGAEGCASFADLAAADDSALPEAPIDVANDVVALPYSSGTTGLPKGVMLSHRGLVTSVAQLVDGDNPNLHLREDDVVLCVLPMFHVYSLHSILLCGLRAGAALVVMKRFDTVKMMELVERHGITIAPLVPPIVVEMAKGDALDRHDLSSVRMVISGAAPMGKELQDIIHAKLPNAVLGQGYGMTEAGPVLSMCMAFAKEPSPVKSGACGTVVRNAELKIVDPETGLCLGRNQPGEICIRGRQIMKGYLDNPEATAETVDKDGWLHTGDVGFVDADDEIFIVDRLKELIKYKGFQVAPAELEAMLIAHPGIADAAVVPMKDDASGEVPVAFVVPSPDGADMTEDEIKQYVAKQVVFYKRLQKVFFVSSIPKAPSGKILRKDLRAKLAAGSC, encoded by the exons ATGGGCTCGTTGCCGGAGCAGCAGCAGGTCGTCTTCCGCTCGACGCTGCCGGACATCGCCATCCCGGACCACCTCCCGCTGCACGACTACGTCTTCGAGCGCCTGGCCGAGCGCCGCGACCGCGCCTGCCTCATCGACGGCGCCACGGGCGAGACGCTCACGGTCGGCGACGTGCACCGCCTGTCCCGGCGCGTGGCGGCGGGGCTGTACTCCCTCGGCGTCCGCCACGGCAGCACGGTGATGCTGCTCCTTCCCAACTGCGTCGAGTTCGCGCTGGCCTTCCTCGCCGCGTCCCGCCTCGGCGCGGCCACCACCACGGCGAACCCGCTCCACACCCCGCCCGAGATCGCCAAGCAGGCCGCGGCGTCCCGCGCCACCCTCGTGGTGACCGAGCCGGCGTTCGTCGCCAAGGTGCGGGGCCTCGCGGGCGTCACCGTCGTCGCCACGGGCGACGGCGCCGAGGGCTGCGCCTCGTTCGCCGACCTCGCGGCCGCCGACGACTCGGCGCTGCCGGAGGCGCCCATCGACGTGGCCAACGACGTGGTGGCGCTGCCCTACTCGTCGGGCACCACGGGGCTCCCCAAGGGCGTCATGCTGTCGCACCGCGGGCTGGTCACCAGCGTCGCGCAGCTCGTCGACGGCGACAACCCCAACCTCCACCTCCGGGAGGACGACGTCGTCCTCTGCGTGCTCCCCATGTTCCACGTCTACTCGCTGCACTCCATCCTGCTCTGCGGGCTGCGCGCCGGCGCCGCCCTCGTCGTCATGAAGCGCTTCGACACGGTCAAGATGATGGAGCTGGTGGAGCGCCACGGCATCACCATCGCGCCGCTCGTGCCGCCCATCGTCGTCGAGATGGCCAAGGGAGACGCGCTGGACCGCCACGACCTCTCCTCCGTGCGCATGGTCATCTCCGGCGCCGCGCCCATGGGCAAGGAGCTGCAGGACATCATCCACGCCAAGCTCCCCAATGCCGTGCTCGGACAG GGCTATGGGATGACAGAGGCAGGTCCGGTGCTGTCGATGTGCATGGCGTTCGCCAAGGAGCCGTCGCCGGTGAAGTCCGGCGCCTGCGGCACGGTGGTAAGGAACGCGGAGCTCAAGATCGTCGACCCAGAGACCGGTCTGTGCCTCGGGCGCAACCAGCCCGGGGAGATTTGCATCAGGGGGAGGCAGATCATGAAAGGGTACCTCGACAAcccggaggcgacggcggagaccGTGGACAAGGACGGGTGGCTGCACACCGGCGACGTCGGGTTCGTGGACGCCGACGACGAGATCTTCATCGTGGACCGGCTCAAGGAGCTCATCAAGTACAAGGGCTTCCAGGTGGCGCCCGCGGAGCTCGAGGCCATGCTCATCGCCCACCCCGGCATTGCCGACGCCGCCGTCGTCCC GATGAAGGATGATGCCAGCGGCGAGGTCCCGGTGGCGTTCGTCGTGCCGTCGCCGGACGGCGCCGACATGACCGAGGACGAGATCAAGCAGTACGTGGCGAAGCAGGTGGTGTTCTACAAGAGGCTGCAGAAGGTCTTCTTCGTGAGCTCCATCCCCAAGGCGCCGTCGGGGAAGATTCTGAGAAAGGACCTCCGAGCGAAGCTGGCCGCCGGATCGTGCTGA
- the LOC119362773 gene encoding probable 4-coumarate--CoA ligase 5 isoform X2, producing MGSLPEQQQVVFRSTLPDIAIPDHLPLHDYVFERLAERRDRACLIDGATGETLTVGDVHRLSRRVAAGLYSLGVRHGSTVMLLLPNCVEFALAFLAASRLGAATTTANPLHTPPEIAKQAAASRATLVVTEPAFVAKVRGLAGVTVVATGDGAEGCASFADLAAADDSALPEAPIDVANDVVALPYSSGTTGLPKGVMLSHRGLVTSVAQLVDGDNPNLHLREDDVVLCVLPMFHVYSLHSILLCGLRAGAALVVMKRFDTVKMMELVERHGITIAPLVPPIVVEMAKGDALDRHDLSSVRMVISGAAPMGKELQDIIHAKLPNAVLGQGYGMTEAGPVLSMCMAFAKEPSPVKSGACGTVVRNAELKIVDPETGLCLGRNQPGEICIRGRQIMKGYLDNPEATAETVDKDGWLHTGDVGFVDADDEIFIVDRLKELIKYKGFQVAPAELEAMLIAHPGIADAAVVPLS from the exons ATGGGCTCGTTGCCGGAGCAGCAGCAGGTCGTCTTCCGCTCGACGCTGCCGGACATCGCCATCCCGGACCACCTCCCGCTGCACGACTACGTCTTCGAGCGCCTGGCCGAGCGCCGCGACCGCGCCTGCCTCATCGACGGCGCCACGGGCGAGACGCTCACGGTCGGCGACGTGCACCGCCTGTCCCGGCGCGTGGCGGCGGGGCTGTACTCCCTCGGCGTCCGCCACGGCAGCACGGTGATGCTGCTCCTTCCCAACTGCGTCGAGTTCGCGCTGGCCTTCCTCGCCGCGTCCCGCCTCGGCGCGGCCACCACCACGGCGAACCCGCTCCACACCCCGCCCGAGATCGCCAAGCAGGCCGCGGCGTCCCGCGCCACCCTCGTGGTGACCGAGCCGGCGTTCGTCGCCAAGGTGCGGGGCCTCGCGGGCGTCACCGTCGTCGCCACGGGCGACGGCGCCGAGGGCTGCGCCTCGTTCGCCGACCTCGCGGCCGCCGACGACTCGGCGCTGCCGGAGGCGCCCATCGACGTGGCCAACGACGTGGTGGCGCTGCCCTACTCGTCGGGCACCACGGGGCTCCCCAAGGGCGTCATGCTGTCGCACCGCGGGCTGGTCACCAGCGTCGCGCAGCTCGTCGACGGCGACAACCCCAACCTCCACCTCCGGGAGGACGACGTCGTCCTCTGCGTGCTCCCCATGTTCCACGTCTACTCGCTGCACTCCATCCTGCTCTGCGGGCTGCGCGCCGGCGCCGCCCTCGTCGTCATGAAGCGCTTCGACACGGTCAAGATGATGGAGCTGGTGGAGCGCCACGGCATCACCATCGCGCCGCTCGTGCCGCCCATCGTCGTCGAGATGGCCAAGGGAGACGCGCTGGACCGCCACGACCTCTCCTCCGTGCGCATGGTCATCTCCGGCGCCGCGCCCATGGGCAAGGAGCTGCAGGACATCATCCACGCCAAGCTCCCCAATGCCGTGCTCGGACAG GGCTATGGGATGACAGAGGCAGGTCCGGTGCTGTCGATGTGCATGGCGTTCGCCAAGGAGCCGTCGCCGGTGAAGTCCGGCGCCTGCGGCACGGTGGTAAGGAACGCGGAGCTCAAGATCGTCGACCCAGAGACCGGTCTGTGCCTCGGGCGCAACCAGCCCGGGGAGATTTGCATCAGGGGGAGGCAGATCATGAAAGGGTACCTCGACAAcccggaggcgacggcggagaccGTGGACAAGGACGGGTGGCTGCACACCGGCGACGTCGGGTTCGTGGACGCCGACGACGAGATCTTCATCGTGGACCGGCTCAAGGAGCTCATCAAGTACAAGGGCTTCCAGGTGGCGCCCGCGGAGCTCGAGGCCATGCTCATCGCCCACCCCGGCATTGCCGACGCCGCCGTCGTCCC GCTATCTTGA